CAGTAATGTTCTGTTTTGTCTTCAGACAGCTGTTTAGGATTGATGGAGTCAAGAGTGTCTTCCTGGGCGGCGACTTTATCACGATAACAAGAGTAAAACCATTTTCAGTTTATCTGAAATACATAGTGTGGCTCTGTGCCATCGCTTGTGCTGatgttctcttcttttctctttcttttagtCAGATGCAAATATGGAATGGAAAGTAATCAAACCTGATGTATTCGCTGCCATTATGGACTTCTTCACCACGGGGCTTCCTGTTGTCAATGAGGAAAGTGAACCAAACGCAGATACTGGTAAAGGATTTAACCGTCTGAACATTGAAACTAATAATGGAAGATGTTTGCGAATTCTATAGAATCCGTTCCTTTCCACCTCTATTCTCAGCTCcatcagatgatgatgatgaagtcgTGGCTATGATCAAAGAACTGCTTGATACTCGAATAAGGTAGTTGCCAGTGAAGACATCCTCTCTTATCAGTGTCTGTTCCCCGTTCACCATGCTTTTACGTTCTGTTCTCATACATGCTGATGGATGGTCTTGTTCCCCAGGCCGACAGTGCAGGAGGATGGAGGGGACGTCCTGTATCGGGGATTTGAAGACGGCGTCGTTAAGCTGAAGTTGCAGGGCGCCTGCACTAGCTGTCCCAGTTCCATGGTTACGTTGAAGAGTGGAATCCAAAACATGCTGCAGTTTTATGTTCCTGAAGTTGAATCAGTGGAGGAGGTTTGTTCTCATGCCAGAGAATAGGTTTcctttcacatgcacacacatctcATGTCTAACTTTCAGCTTGGCATTTGTATTTATACTGCTCAGTGAAATTATGGGTTTCAAAGTAGTGGGGAACGATAGTTAGGGGAGCTTTATCTCCattgaaaaacattaaaagttattaaatTGTTTGATTATCACTCTATCTTTGTTGCACAAACCAGCTGTTTTCATTACCTGTAAGCTGTTGTGTCCAAAAGACTTGAAAAACACtacattagtttgttttttgttatttaggtGTTCAATCTCTAGATACACTTTAGGGATTTgacaagtgttttcatttcgGACATTTCATTGTGTCTCATATTCCTCAGCCACAAAATAACTTcagaggaaaaaaactgaaacttgaAATTATTTACTAAACTTGCGTTTATCCACAggtgaaggaagaggaagaggagatgaatgCTCAAGTTTGAATTACACCGAAACCTTGAACTGCATTTAcacattcctctctctcctggtcatCTGATCTGGACACAGCTGGAGGAACTATTGAACAGCGTGATGTTTGAAAGACCCAGTGATCATCATTGTCATTCATCCTGATGTTATTATTGACATTGGTAGCTGTTTTGTAAAATTACTTTACAATGACATTATTTCTCAAGGTATAGATCAGGGCTGAATTATattctatttattatttcacaCAGTTTCACATTTCTCACTCAAAACACCTTTTAGGTTTGAAGTACATATATAGTGCtgtatgtatgtaaataaagtttattgaaatattttataaCTGCAAATCTAATCTTTTTTGAATGTGGAATggataattaattaatattgcAGAGTGTATCTTTTTGCCTCTGTGAAGGAAGTATAGTTTTTAcccatgtctgtttgtttattggttgATTTGTATGTTTGTAATTATGATCACACCAAAACAACTGAACAAACCTCCATGaaaggatgcagtatgggtcagggaataACCCATTGCAACATGTTctaacattttcagttttcacatggaataattcatggatcttgatttttaaaaagcagGCATATTTGGAGAACTGGAATTTTGTGCAACTTGGCAGAATTTTCAAGCACTGTTTGGCCTTCGCGGAGCTAGGGATAGAAGAAATTAGAAGAATCCGTTACTAATTAATAATCAAGTAAATGTAGGAGTATTATGAGGCTAGTCGactttgattaaaaataaattcaaagtgcttcacgTTTAAAAAGGAGGAGTAGAAAAAGAATAGTGGCATGGCAACAAAGATAATAAAAAAGCAGCATACGGTATAGAAACATACCCATCATCTATTTTCACTGCAAATGCCCCCATACCCAACAAACacaatgacagacacacacattcactcacacactatAAGGGAaacaaggaaataaattaatattagGATAAATAAACGTTTTTGTGGTGTTAACTATCTTATCTCATTTCATCTAAGCTTATTTGGAGTATTTTACATATTGTACCACTTCTGGCCACATCCCTTCATTAAGGGCATacacaaatgtgtttgtcttttctggACAAATTATTAACTAAAGATAAAAGATCGACCAGCCTGAACACAACTGATGAATTGTTTACAGTCCTGCAGTGTTGTGCTGCTGAAGTGGAGCTCAGGGAGGATGTTAGTTTTAGATGTCAGGCACATCGGTGGGGTCCTCATCTCACCCTGCCCACGGATCTACATCCTGATGCCACGTCAGATGTACCTGCGTCGGTAGGTGCAACCCGGACTGACAGGCTTCTCGGCCAATCAGAAGGCGCCATGGAAATTGGCAGGTTGGCTCTGATTGGATGAGATCACGGGAGGGGGGGTGCGGCAAAGTTTAGAGACGTTCCCAGATACCAGAGTAGCAGCCAAACCGAAGACATGTGTGGTGAGTACAGGACGTATTTACATTCACAGCTTTCACTGGGTGATGTACGATGTTCTCCAATCTAGAGAACAACACGTTGATCATATCTGACCGGCTGCTAGCATCGCCGGCTAAAGGCTAAAGCTGCAAACCAGTTGAAATCAGCTAGGGGTGGCTAACGTGAGTTAGCAAATATGGGCTGCTGTTGCTGTTAGCCATTAACATGTTTCCCCTTTCCTCTCCGCGCTGTCCACTTGTGAGTTGTGATGTAGAGGCTCGAGCAGCGAGTCGACATGACCAAACATCGTAGAAATGCTAACCTGCTTTCCTCCTGCTAACACACCGCGAACGTGGTTTGCGC
The genomic region above belongs to Pleuronectes platessa chromosome 4, fPlePla1.1, whole genome shotgun sequence and contains:
- the nfu1 gene encoding NFU1 iron-sulfur cluster scaffold homolog, mitochondrial isoform X1; protein product: MATYRQVGRLLGISARLTRPFAVCGHQSAGLHWASHNTGVGKIWPQNPHFVVPGRTMFVQTQDTPNPNSVKFLPGRTVLESGTMNFEGPRDAHCSPLARQLFRIDGVKSVFLGGDFITITRSDANMEWKVIKPDVFAAIMDFFTTGLPVVNEESEPNADTAPSDDDDEVVAMIKELLDTRIRPTVQEDGGDVLYRGFEDGVVKLKLQGACTSCPSSMVTLKSGIQNMLQFYVPEVESVEEVKEEEEEMNAQV
- the nfu1 gene encoding NFU1 iron-sulfur cluster scaffold homolog, mitochondrial isoform X2 produces the protein MATYRQVGRLLGISARLTRPFAVCGHQSAGLHWASHNTGVGKIWPQNPHFVVPGRTMFVQTQDTPNPNSVKFLPGRTVLESGTMNFEGPRDAHCSPLARQLFRIDGVKSVFLGGDFITITRSDANMEWKVIKPDVFAAIMDFFTTGLPVVNEESEPNADTAPSDDDDEVVAMIKELLDTRIRPTVQEDGGDVLYRGFEDGVVKLKLQGACTSCPSSMVTLKSGIQNMLQFYVPEVESVEEEEEEEMNAQV